A single Phoenix dactylifera cultivar Barhee BC4 chromosome 1, palm_55x_up_171113_PBpolish2nd_filt_p, whole genome shotgun sequence DNA region contains:
- the LOC103718356 gene encoding E3 ubiquitin-protein ligase RNF126-like gives MEFAKLVLFLFISIVLPPCLSMPIPIISAIVRLVMRSIHLQATAHLTWQWGCPFAGRRPQPSSTSSYAPCLQQALTLCSVELCNPACKSPLEGSNEQVVCVFCLSNIEEGEEIRELRCRHLFHKSCFDRWIEHGRAACPLCRNSLILQETKAKVPDMDDEELDNSAVSFWWLLYLSGWSLWSVLLDTMAASQCEKVAELWNEMDSFFC, from the coding sequence ATGGAATTTGCAAAACTGGTGCTATTTCTGTTCATCTCCATCGTCCTACCACCTTGTTTGAGCATGCCAATTCCCATCATCAGTGCCATTGTTCGACTTGTTATGCGGTCCATTCACCTCCAAGCAACAGCACATTTAACATGGCAGTGGGGCTGTCCATTTGCTGGTCGACGTCCTCAACCTTCTTCCACTTCCAGCTATGCTCCATGTTTGCAGCAGGCATTGACCCTATGCAGTGTAGAACTTTGTAACCCAGCCTGTAAGTCTCCATTGGAAGGATCAAATGAGCAAGTAGTGTGTGTCTTCTGCCTGTCTAATATTGAGGAAGGTGAAGAGATAAGAGAACTCAGATGCCGGCACCTCTTCCATAAGAGCTGCTTCGATCGATGGATCGAGCACGGGAGGGCCGCGTGCCCTCTTTGTCGGAATTCTTTGATTTTACAAGAAACCAAGGCAAAGGTCCCTGACATGGACGACGAGGAGCTTGACAACTCTGCTGTCTCGTTTTGGTGGCTTCTGTATCTGAGTGGATGGTCATTGTGGTCAGTTCTCTTGGACACCATGGCTGCTAGCCAATGTGAAAAAGTTGCAGAGTTGTGGAATGAGATGGATAGCTTCTTTTGTTGA